The following are encoded in a window of Williamwhitmania taraxaci genomic DNA:
- a CDS encoding methyl-accepting chemotaxis protein, with protein MKISNMKLRTKMFVLLIGVSTLIYVSVFSYLIVSMKNETIREAKELVSKAIIESGKSVQDQLNNDLMVTQTLANSFDRFLELPVAQRESIHSKMIYDVLVKTPKFNALWLNYDLADYSPNSKVIGRVRFNYYRDGNNILFKHDTASITNLSANSLWNLRDGSRTSVLEPYFYAYRKGMDKRVMMTSIVSPIVYKNKFVGTVGCDIILDELQQRIQNLKLFNNSYAYLVSNEGVYVSHPDTSVLAKKFSEINAIEDKQYDISGKIKRGESFNFTAGHTDTGKEVMVYMVPIEVKNSGTPWSLGVIVHIEDILKTSNAAIGWIIVIGIIGLLLMAIITATFANQIATRIDKGVGFARKISEGNLNIKIEDNSHDEIGNLAQSLTAMAGRLLELISRIKEATDDITIAGTSMSNSSEKLNSGAASIIDSTAKVNDAVSTVSGSIEVSNRSAQRAREISLQAVKSIDKGSLISEKATKAMEQVAEKIQIVNDIAFQTNLLALNAAVEAARAGEHGKGFAVVAAEVRRLAERSKEAASEIVQLSKLSMVTINEVREVMQILVPEISKTAELISEIAEKNNQQMDEVNSIRQTIARLDSISHENSQSAEEVATSSERMKELSANLQDSVEFFNT; from the coding sequence ATGAAGATTTCTAACATGAAGCTACGGACCAAGATGTTTGTTCTCCTAATCGGAGTTTCTACTCTGATTTATGTTTCCGTTTTTAGTTACCTAATCGTATCTATGAAGAACGAAACCATCAGAGAGGCAAAAGAGTTGGTAAGCAAAGCAATTATTGAGAGTGGCAAAAGCGTTCAAGATCAGTTAAACAACGACCTAATGGTTACCCAAACATTAGCTAACTCATTTGATCGCTTTTTAGAACTTCCAGTAGCGCAGCGTGAATCCATCCATAGCAAAATGATTTACGACGTACTGGTTAAGACACCAAAGTTCAACGCGCTGTGGTTAAACTATGATCTGGCAGATTACAGCCCTAACTCAAAAGTAATTGGTCGTGTTCGATTCAACTACTATAGAGATGGAAACAACATTCTATTTAAACACGACACAGCCAGCATTACAAACCTGTCGGCAAATAGCCTCTGGAATTTAAGAGATGGTAGTCGAACATCGGTGCTGGAGCCCTATTTCTACGCGTATAGAAAAGGTATGGATAAGCGCGTGATGATGACGAGCATAGTTAGCCCTATAGTTTATAAAAATAAGTTTGTAGGAACGGTTGGCTGCGATATTATTCTTGATGAGCTACAACAGCGAATTCAAAACCTAAAGCTATTCAACAACAGCTACGCCTACCTCGTTTCCAACGAAGGAGTATATGTATCGCATCCAGATACCTCTGTTTTAGCAAAAAAGTTTTCGGAGATAAACGCTATTGAAGATAAACAATACGATATATCTGGCAAAATCAAGCGTGGTGAATCATTCAACTTTACCGCAGGCCATACCGATACCGGGAAAGAGGTAATGGTGTATATGGTTCCTATTGAGGTGAAAAATTCGGGAACACCTTGGAGCTTGGGCGTGATCGTTCATATTGAAGATATACTTAAAACCTCCAATGCAGCCATTGGATGGATCATTGTTATTGGAATAATAGGCTTGTTACTTATGGCAATTATTACCGCAACCTTTGCCAACCAAATTGCCACACGTATTGATAAAGGTGTAGGGTTTGCGCGCAAGATAAGCGAAGGAAACCTGAACATAAAGATTGAAGATAATAGCCATGATGAGATTGGTAATTTGGCTCAATCGCTTACCGCTATGGCAGGTCGATTGCTGGAGTTGATAAGCAGAATAAAGGAAGCAACCGACGATATTACCATTGCAGGAACATCGATGAGCAATAGCTCGGAAAAACTAAATTCGGGTGCAGCAAGCATTATAGACTCCACCGCAAAGGTTAACGATGCCGTATCAACCGTTTCGGGCTCCATTGAGGTAAGCAATCGCTCGGCTCAAAGGGCAAGGGAGATATCGCTTCAGGCCGTGAAGTCGATAGATAAGGGCAGCTTAATTTCAGAGAAAGCAACCAAAGCAATGGAGCAAGTTGCCGAGAAAATTCAAATTGTAAACGACATAGCATTCCAAACCAACCTACTTGCGCTTAATGCAGCGGTGGAAGCCGCACGCGCCGGTGAACATGGAAAGGGATTTGCAGTGGTGGCAGCCGAAGTGCGTAGGCTCGCAGAACGCTCCAAAGAAGCAGCGAGCGAAATTGTTCAACTCTCGAAGCTGAGCATGGTTACTATAAATGAAGTAAGGGAAGTAATGCAGATATTGGTCCCCGAGATAAGCAAAACGGCCGAACTGATTTCGGAAATTGCCGAAAAAAATAACCAGCAGATGGACGAAGTAAACAGCATACGCCAAACCATTGCACGACTGGACAGCATTAGCCACGAAAATAGCCAATCGGCCGAAGAGGTTGCCACCTCATCGGAGCGGATGAAGGAGCTATCGGCGAACCTTCAGGATTCAGTTGAGTTTTTCAATACATAG
- the ribB gene encoding 3,4-dihydroxy-2-butanone-4-phosphate synthase, protein MSNLLNTFGNTFQERVSRAIQDLASGKGVLLVDDENRENEGDIIFAAENLTVSGMAMMIRECSGIVCLCITEERAKQLELPPMVANNNSQFQTAFTTTIEAAVGVTTGVSATDRLTTIRAAIAHNAKPADLARPGHVFPLVARTEGVFARRGHTEGSVDLAVLAGFQPFAVLCELTNEDGSMAKLPTIVEFAQKHDMCVLSIEDIYQYRVKSER, encoded by the coding sequence ATGAGCAATCTACTAAACACATTCGGCAACACATTTCAAGAGCGAGTTTCGCGCGCAATTCAAGACCTAGCCTCCGGCAAAGGAGTATTGTTGGTGGACGACGAAAACCGCGAAAACGAGGGCGATATAATTTTTGCAGCCGAGAATTTAACGGTTTCCGGCATGGCCATGATGATTCGCGAGTGCAGCGGAATTGTATGCCTTTGTATAACTGAAGAGCGAGCCAAACAGCTAGAGCTCCCCCCAATGGTAGCTAATAACAACAGCCAATTCCAAACCGCGTTTACCACAACTATTGAAGCCGCTGTGGGTGTTACCACCGGCGTATCGGCCACCGATAGGCTTACCACCATTCGGGCCGCCATTGCCCACAACGCCAAACCCGCCGATCTCGCGCGCCCCGGCCATGTGTTCCCGCTGGTTGCCCGCACCGAGGGCGTATTTGCCCGCCGTGGCCACACCGAGGGCAGCGTTGACCTTGCCGTTCTTGCCGGATTCCAACCCTTCGCGGTGCTGTGCGAGCTTACCAACGAGGATGGATCCATGGCTAAGCTACCCACAATCGTAGAGTTTGCACAGAAACACGACATGTGCGTGCTATCTATTGAAGATATTTACCAGTATAGGGTAAAAAGTGAAAGGTGA
- a CDS encoding DUF4349 domain-containing protein — protein MNYRTLSTLLVFSLLILASCSSNQRSYEPTVEMDVDSTDTASAQELKLNTKTPEGRKFIRTADVRFEVKNVMSATEQIEDIATNYGGFITYSNLENSQENSESTKISRDSILVTRQVVVQNSMVLRVPNERLDSLVRQFNKLITYLDYRIIKMDDVTLQFVANRMKSQRLNTYNNRQAAHIDNRGKKLGESSNAEDRMLDRQLQSDEVSVHTMSLKDQVNYCTINLTIYQEAIVIKSIQPNFNYVAASKPNILSRIGDALIQGWWILEEIIVFLVKIWGVLLVMGAIAFLVIYLKRKYRK, from the coding sequence ATGAACTACCGCACTTTATCAACCCTGTTAGTATTTTCCCTATTAATTCTAGCATCGTGCAGCTCGAATCAAAGAAGCTACGAACCCACTGTGGAAATGGATGTCGACTCTACTGATACTGCTTCGGCACAAGAGTTAAAACTCAACACCAAAACACCCGAAGGCCGTAAGTTTATCCGCACTGCCGATGTAAGGTTTGAGGTGAAGAACGTAATGAGCGCAACCGAGCAAATTGAAGATATTGCTACCAACTACGGTGGATTTATCACCTACTCCAACCTCGAAAATAGCCAGGAGAACAGCGAATCGACCAAGATTAGCCGCGACTCCATACTCGTTACACGCCAAGTGGTGGTTCAAAACAGCATGGTGCTGCGCGTGCCCAACGAAAGGCTGGACAGCTTGGTTCGACAGTTCAACAAGCTAATAACCTACCTCGATTACCGCATTATTAAGATGGACGACGTTACGCTACAGTTTGTAGCCAACCGGATGAAATCGCAGCGCCTAAACACCTACAACAATCGCCAAGCAGCCCACATAGACAATCGTGGCAAGAAGTTGGGCGAATCCAGCAACGCCGAAGATAGAATGCTGGACAGGCAGCTCCAGTCCGATGAGGTAAGCGTGCATACGATGTCGCTGAAAGATCAGGTAAACTACTGCACCATAAACCTCACCATTTACCAAGAAGCCATTGTAATAAAATCGATACAGCCCAACTTCAATTACGTTGCCGCCAGCAAACCCAACATCCTCTCGCGCATTGGCGACGCACTTATTCAGGGATGGTGGATACTGGAAGAGATAATCGTGTTTCTGGTTAAGATTTGGGGCGTGCTGCTAGTGATGGGCGCAATAGCATTCTTGGTAATATACTTGAAAAGGAAATATAGGAAATAA
- a CDS encoding SIR2 family NAD-dependent protein deacylase: MNAIEQAAQAIRQSSYTVAFTGAGISAESGIPPFRGEKGIWNRYDPKVLELSYFYAHPEVSWQAIREIFYDFFGKAKPNAAHLALAQLEAAGYLKSIITQNIDNLHQEAGSSRIFEFHGNSHTLVCTRCHAHYRIGEISLEVLPPLCTKCGALLKPNFVFFEEGIPEQAYAGSVEASENAQVMVVVGTTGEVYPAATMVSIAKQHGAKIIEINLESSAFTHRYTDIFIGGKAGEVLPQLVKEVMGT, translated from the coding sequence ATGAATGCAATAGAGCAAGCCGCACAAGCCATTCGCCAATCGTCCTATACCGTTGCTTTTACTGGCGCAGGCATCTCTGCCGAAAGTGGCATTCCCCCCTTTCGCGGCGAAAAGGGCATTTGGAACCGTTACGATCCGAAGGTGCTCGAGCTAAGCTACTTTTACGCCCATCCCGAGGTGTCGTGGCAGGCCATCCGGGAGATATTCTACGATTTCTTTGGCAAGGCCAAGCCCAACGCTGCCCACCTTGCGCTGGCGCAGCTGGAGGCCGCCGGATATTTGAAGAGCATTATTACCCAGAACATCGACAACCTTCACCAGGAGGCCGGCAGTAGTCGCATCTTTGAGTTCCATGGCAACTCCCATACGCTGGTTTGCACCCGCTGCCATGCCCATTATCGTATTGGCGAGATTAGCCTCGAAGTGTTGCCACCACTCTGCACCAAGTGCGGCGCACTCCTTAAGCCCAATTTTGTCTTTTTTGAGGAGGGAATACCCGAGCAGGCCTACGCCGGATCGGTGGAGGCCTCCGAAAATGCACAGGTGATGGTGGTGGTTGGCACAACAGGAGAAGTTTACCCTGCCGCTACCATGGTCTCCATTGCTAAGCAGCATGGGGCCAAAATCATTGAGATTAACCTAGAGTCCTCAGCCTTTACCCATCGGTATACCGATATCTTTATTGGCGGCAAGGCGGGGGAGGTGCTGCCGCAGCTGGTGAAAGAGGTGATGGGGACGTAA